The following coding sequences lie in one Lemur catta isolate mLemCat1 chromosome 11, mLemCat1.pri, whole genome shotgun sequence genomic window:
- the CDK5 gene encoding cyclin-dependent-like kinase 5 produces MQKYEKLEKIGEGTYGTVFKAKNRETHEIVALKRVRLDDDDEGVPSSALREICLLKELKHKNIVRLHDVLHSDKKLTLVFEFCDQDLKKYFDSCNGDLDPEIVKSFLFQLLKGLGFCHSRNVLHRDLKPQNLLINRNGELKLADFGLARAFGIPVRCYSAEVVTLWYRPPDVLFGAKLYSTSIDMWSAGCIFAELANAGRPLFPGNDVDDQLKRIFRLLGTPTEEQWPSMTKLPDYKPYPMYPATTSLVNVVPKLNATGRDLLQNLLKCNPVQRISAEEALQHPYFSDFCPP; encoded by the exons ATGCAGAAATACGAAAAACTGGAGAAGATTGGAGAAG GCACCTATGGCACAGTATTCAAGGCCAAAAACCGGGAGACTCATGAGATCGTGGCTCTGAAACGGGTGAGGCTGGATGACGATGATGAG GGAGTGCCAAGTTCTGCCCTCCGGGAGATCTGCCTGCTCAAGGAGCTAAAGCACAAGAACATCGTCAG GCTTCATGACGTCCTGCATAGTGACAAGAAGCTGACTTTGGTTTTTGAATTCTGTGACCAG GACCTGAAGAAGTACTTTGACAGCTGCAATGGTGATCTTGATCCTGAGATTGTGAAG tcattCCTCTTCCAGCTGCTAAAAGGCCTGGGATTCTGTCACAGCCGCAACGTGCTGCACAGGGACTTGAAGCCCCAGAACCTACTAATAAACAGG AATGGGGAGCTGAAGTTGGCTGACTTCGGCCTTGCTCGAGCCTTCGGGATCCCTGTTCGCTGTTACTCAGCCGAG GTGGTCACGCTGTGGTACCGCCCTCCGGACGTCCTCTTTGGGGCCAAGCTGTACTCCACATCCATCGACATGTGGTCAGCCGGCTGCATCTTCGCAG AGCTGGCCAACGCTGGGCGGCCACTTTTCCCTGGCAATGATGTCGATGACCAATTGAAGAGGATCTTCCG GCTGCTGGGGACGCCAACTGAGGAGCAGTGGCCCTCCATGACCAAGCTGCCTGACTATAAG CCCTACCCAATGTACCCAGCCACAACGTCCCTGGTGAATGTCGTGCCCAAGCTCAATGCCACAGGGAGGGACCTGCTGCAG aACCTTCTGAAGTGTAACCCTGTGCAGCGCATCTCAGCAGAAGAGGCCCTGCAGCACCCCTACTTCTCTGACTTCTGTCCCCCCTAG